A window from Pyrococcus kukulkanii encodes these proteins:
- a CDS encoding glycoside hydrolase family 65 protein, whose amino-acid sequence MKFVVEYEGSDPNKEKTSTLFTLANGYFGIKGDIEVEPSEYGTMVYGFYDNTPYFYREIVNGPRIIGIRIFLNGIEFVPSSLRAFTKRILNIEKGKVESYISSPVLEYSSTRIVHIKDRNLAILKFTIVPKEEGLLTIYNPIEFKQTNPSFIDEVRVKHYKIVKLKEYPTGIYSKIRTLDGKYELELASSLLFRGDFERVVLNKGEEFLEVYKIHVEKNRSYEFSKLIFVGEDIKKRLNNVKEVNIDKNIKEHENAWRELWEIAKVNTSDSELERAVNFNIFHLLQSAPQTPIISIPARGLHGFGYRGHVFWDTEIYALPFFIATFPEKAKIMLLYRYNHLKEAKENASRNGFHGAQYPWESADDGYEATPSEIPLDISGKKKVRIYTGEEEHHITADIAYAVDLYYQFTGDEDFMRRYGLEIIIETAKFWASRVEWNGEKYVIRRVIGADEYHEHVNNNFFTNIMAKYNLYLVLKYFEDPKFRDVVIKKVSKEDIEKFKEIVHNFYIPRKINGVYEEFDGYFNLEDCVVDNIFEIGEKRLPLDVLKRIGKTKLVKQADVIMGMVLLKDKFSPEDMEKNFNYYIKRTTHASSLSMPPYAIMAAWLGYEDIAYRYLVKCANVDLLDIYGNTKDGFHVATAGGVWQIIFFGFLGIDIKEGRLKAFPRVPRNIKRISLKFKYRDRLYKAIYENGHLELIPLK is encoded by the coding sequence ATGAAGTTCGTAGTTGAGTACGAAGGTTCCGATCCAAATAAAGAAAAAACATCAACCCTCTTCACCTTGGCAAATGGGTATTTTGGTATAAAAGGAGACATCGAAGTAGAACCAAGTGAGTATGGTACAATGGTTTATGGTTTTTATGATAATACCCCATATTTTTATAGAGAAATAGTCAACGGGCCTAGGATCATTGGTATTAGGATATTTTTAAATGGCATTGAATTTGTACCTTCTTCTCTAAGGGCTTTTACTAAAAGAATACTTAATATTGAGAAAGGTAAAGTTGAGAGTTATATCTCGTCTCCTGTCTTAGAGTATTCCAGTACCAGAATAGTCCACATAAAGGATAGGAATTTAGCAATATTGAAATTTACGATAGTTCCAAAGGAAGAGGGACTACTAACGATATATAATCCAATTGAATTTAAGCAAACAAATCCTTCATTTATAGATGAAGTCAGAGTTAAACATTATAAAATAGTCAAGCTGAAAGAATACCCAACCGGCATATACTCAAAAATTAGAACTTTAGATGGTAAATATGAATTAGAATTAGCATCCTCCCTTTTATTTAGGGGTGATTTTGAGAGAGTTGTGTTGAATAAGGGAGAAGAATTCTTGGAGGTTTATAAGATACACGTGGAAAAGAACAGGAGCTATGAGTTTTCAAAGTTAATATTTGTTGGGGAAGATATTAAAAAAAGGTTAAATAATGTAAAAGAAGTAAACATCGATAAGAACATTAAGGAGCATGAGAATGCATGGAGAGAATTATGGGAAATAGCCAAGGTTAATACTAGTGATAGTGAACTTGAGAGAGCCGTAAATTTTAATATCTTCCACTTATTGCAGAGTGCTCCCCAAACTCCTATAATATCAATTCCTGCTAGAGGACTACATGGTTTTGGGTACAGAGGACATGTGTTCTGGGACACTGAAATTTATGCTTTGCCGTTTTTCATTGCAACATTTCCTGAAAAAGCAAAAATTATGTTGCTCTATAGGTACAATCATCTAAAGGAAGCAAAAGAGAATGCATCGAGGAATGGATTTCATGGAGCTCAGTATCCTTGGGAATCTGCGGACGATGGATATGAAGCTACACCCTCAGAAATTCCACTTGACATTAGTGGAAAGAAGAAAGTTAGGATCTACACGGGAGAGGAAGAGCATCATATAACAGCTGATATTGCATATGCTGTTGACTTGTATTATCAATTCACTGGAGACGAAGATTTCATGAGAAGGTATGGACTTGAAATTATAATAGAAACGGCAAAGTTTTGGGCAAGTAGAGTCGAGTGGAACGGGGAAAAGTATGTAATTAGAAGGGTTATTGGAGCTGACGAATATCATGAACATGTAAACAATAACTTTTTTACTAACATAATGGCAAAATACAACTTGTATCTGGTTTTGAAGTACTTCGAAGATCCAAAGTTTAGAGATGTAGTGATCAAGAAGGTGTCTAAAGAAGATATAGAGAAGTTTAAGGAGATAGTGCATAACTTTTACATTCCTCGAAAAATTAATGGAGTGTACGAAGAATTTGATGGATACTTTAATCTTGAAGATTGTGTAGTCGATAATATTTTTGAAATTGGTGAGAAGAGACTTCCTTTGGACGTCCTTAAGAGAATTGGTAAGACTAAACTTGTGAAGCAGGCAGACGTTATTATGGGAATGGTTCTATTAAAGGATAAATTCTCACCAGAGGATATGGAGAAAAACTTCAATTATTACATAAAGAGAACAACTCATGCATCTTCTCTTTCAATGCCACCTTATGCAATAATGGCTGCTTGGCTTGGGTATGAAGATATAGCATATAGATACCTCGTAAAGTGTGCTAACGTTGATCTATTAGATATTTATGGCAATACGAAGGATGGTTTTCATGTAGCAACTGCTGGTGGTGTTTGGCAAATTATATTTTTTGGATTTCTTGGAATTGACATTAAAGAGGGAAGACTAAAAGCGTTCCCAAGGGTTCCTAGGAATATTAAAAGAATATCATTAAAATTCAAGTATAGAGATCGCTTATATAAAGCCATTTACGAAAATGGACATTTAGAACTAATACCCCTCAAATAG
- a CDS encoding HAD-IA family hydrolase, with amino-acid sequence MIGIVWDFDGVLVFTPHEKAWKMATEMYGGYLTHDFFVRYVSGKPRYEGARNILERLGIYEKVGAYTVEEKEKVLREFAELKNRIVNEMFDRGEYEVNWEAIEFLLEAKRKGVKNALASASKNATKLARKIKVGSRTLLDLFDINVSGKAPSKKEVFKLAIKELQKKFSVKKVLVIEDAPAGIEAAKELGAITLGYERDWKLNADITFSSFSDLSLKDILGVIEDEVRS; translated from the coding sequence ATGATTGGAATTGTTTGGGACTTTGATGGTGTTTTAGTTTTCACACCTCATGAGAAAGCTTGGAAAATGGCAACGGAAATGTACGGTGGTTATTTGACCCATGATTTTTTTGTGAGATATGTTTCAGGGAAACCTAGATATGAAGGAGCTAGAAATATTCTGGAAAGATTAGGGATCTATGAAAAAGTTGGAGCTTATACAGTAGAGGAAAAGGAAAAGGTACTCAGAGAATTTGCAGAACTAAAGAACAGAATTGTTAATGAAATGTTTGATCGGGGTGAATATGAGGTTAATTGGGAGGCTATTGAGTTTTTACTAGAGGCTAAAAGAAAAGGAGTAAAAAATGCTCTGGCTTCTGCCTCTAAAAATGCCACTAAATTAGCTAGAAAAATTAAGGTGGGTAGTAGAACATTATTGGATCTTTTTGACATTAATGTTAGTGGAAAAGCCCCAAGTAAAAAAGAAGTCTTTAAACTAGCAATAAAAGAGTTACAGAAAAAATTTTCAGTCAAAAAGGTGCTAGTAATAGAAGATGCACCTGCTGGTATAGAAGCGGCAAAGGAGCTTGGCGCTATAACGCTAGGGTATGAAAGGGACTGGAAGTTAAATGCTGATATAACGTTCTCTTCATTTTCTGATTTATCTTTGAAGGATATCCTTGGGGTGATAGAGGATGAAGTTCGTAGTTGA
- a CDS encoding TrmB family transcriptional regulator has translation MFSTATIIEKLQELGLTKREAEVYLAIWSKNGATVKDLLDTLDIHQPQLYNIIQSLIRKGFIKASAGRPRVYTATDISAIIDVQKMKLDSLKTFLLEELTQLRSNVGEEPYISIIRGLEGITASIIEVINSSEVEIRAEVPYQVFKSIEPYLLNALRREVNVYLLVYPEKISGVGEFRKFKENVKIRTSNLGNFLLVIGDLSTAVYSKRRFFSPNKVPPLPTEVYGYEIHEKDLLLRLLNIHNILWRKSKEIIGWEPGSNVYPKTFLEFSLVLDELESLLRLGKQPVVEVEGIDVKERTPVRIEGVVRRVNRSEVISNFIIESENGLYTVGGFDAEIEDIEAQKVVIKEAR, from the coding sequence ATGTTTTCAACAGCAACGATCATCGAAAAACTTCAGGAACTTGGATTAACAAAGAGAGAAGCAGAAGTATATCTGGCAATATGGAGTAAGAATGGAGCTACAGTAAAGGATCTTTTGGACACATTGGACATTCACCAGCCCCAACTTTACAATATAATCCAGAGTCTAATTCGAAAAGGCTTCATAAAGGCCTCTGCTGGAAGACCAAGGGTTTATACTGCTACCGATATCAGTGCGATAATAGACGTTCAAAAGATGAAACTTGATTCCCTTAAAACTTTCCTTCTAGAGGAGTTAACTCAACTTAGGAGCAATGTTGGAGAAGAGCCTTATATATCTATAATTAGGGGGTTAGAAGGGATAACCGCAAGTATAATTGAGGTTATAAATTCAAGTGAAGTTGAAATAAGGGCCGAAGTTCCTTATCAGGTGTTTAAGAGTATAGAACCTTATCTTCTCAACGCTTTAAGGCGAGAAGTAAATGTTTATCTATTAGTATATCCTGAAAAGATAAGTGGAGTTGGCGAGTTTAGAAAGTTTAAGGAAAATGTAAAGATTAGAACATCGAATTTAGGTAACTTCCTTTTAGTGATAGGGGATCTATCAACAGCAGTATATTCAAAGAGAAGATTCTTTAGTCCAAACAAAGTACCACCACTCCCCACGGAAGTTTATGGGTATGAAATTCACGAAAAAGATCTCCTCCTTAGACTCCTGAACATTCATAATATCCTATGGAGAAAGTCAAAAGAGATTATAGGTTGGGAACCTGGGAGTAATGTGTATCCGAAAACATTTCTTGAATTCTCTTTAGTTTTAGATGAGTTGGAATCTTTGTTGAGATTAGGGAAGCAGCCCGTTGTTGAGGTCGAAGGGATAGATGTGAAAGAAAGAACTCCAGTTAGGATTGAGGGAGTTGTTAGAAGGGTCAACAGATCTGAAGTCATTAGTAATTTTATAATTGAAAGTGAGAACGGTTTGTACACTGTGGGAGGTTTTGATGCTGAGATAGAGGATATTGAGGCCCAGAAGGTTGTGATAAAAGAGGCAAGGTGA
- a CDS encoding ABC transporter substrate-binding protein → MKKVHLGMLLLLLLFVSIGSGCIGGQQTVTVTQTQTQVQTQTQTKTETKIQEKIFIRFAGWSAGETEMKNYEKIISEFEEKYPNIKVKYEVIPQMFHENILASFGAGVAPDVFYVDSSWAPIFIEKGALHPISEFASKDFINQFYPFLLKPFEKNGKLYGLPKDWSMLALFYNKKLFEKAGLTKPPETWDELLEYAKIITEKTGVPGLAIYLGGFNRYVPVAVSNGAPRPWFEKPEDASWFDNPIVKETLKWYIDLYRIGHVQMVKEGKKPYVVQPSDVGAGWLGDAFGQQKVAMVISGNWMIPFLADQFPNFKYGEDWDIAPLPAGKAGRVTMAYTVILGINSKSKHVKEAWEFVKFVVGPEGQKELVVKAGHTLPSINGFENDPDLWPQHKKTLSFIPMYNDLIVFLWGSKSGILENKFSDAMASAMRGEITVDEAIEIMKQVVKEELGG, encoded by the coding sequence ATGAAAAAAGTGCATCTTGGTATGCTTCTCCTATTGTTGCTTTTTGTTAGCATTGGAAGTGGATGCATTGGAGGACAACAAACTGTTACCGTTACACAGACTCAAACCCAAGTACAAACTCAGACACAGACAAAAACAGAGACAAAAATACAAGAAAAGATTTTTATTAGATTCGCTGGTTGGAGCGCTGGAGAAACGGAAATGAAAAATTACGAGAAGATAATAAGCGAGTTTGAGGAGAAGTATCCCAATATTAAAGTTAAATATGAAGTAATACCCCAGATGTTCCATGAGAACATTCTTGCATCCTTTGGTGCTGGAGTTGCTCCTGATGTATTCTATGTAGACAGTTCTTGGGCACCAATATTTATTGAAAAAGGAGCATTACATCCAATATCTGAATTTGCAAGCAAAGACTTCATAAACCAGTTTTATCCATTCCTCCTCAAGCCCTTCGAAAAAAATGGTAAGTTATATGGACTACCAAAAGATTGGAGCATGTTAGCATTATTCTACAATAAGAAACTTTTTGAAAAAGCAGGACTTACAAAGCCTCCAGAAACTTGGGATGAATTGCTTGAATATGCAAAGATCATTACTGAAAAGACAGGGGTACCTGGACTAGCAATATACCTTGGAGGATTTAATAGGTATGTTCCGGTAGCCGTTAGCAACGGTGCGCCTAGACCTTGGTTTGAAAAACCCGAAGATGCATCATGGTTTGATAACCCAATAGTCAAAGAGACTTTAAAGTGGTACATTGACCTCTATAGAATTGGTCATGTACAGATGGTAAAAGAAGGAAAGAAACCATATGTTGTACAACCAAGTGACGTCGGGGCCGGATGGCTAGGAGATGCATTTGGTCAGCAAAAAGTAGCTATGGTAATAAGCGGAAATTGGATGATTCCATTCTTAGCTGACCAGTTCCCCAACTTTAAATACGGTGAAGACTGGGACATAGCACCACTTCCAGCCGGTAAAGCAGGAAGAGTCACCATGGCTTATACAGTGATCTTGGGTATAAACTCAAAGAGTAAGCACGTAAAGGAAGCTTGGGAATTTGTAAAATTCGTTGTTGGACCTGAAGGACAGAAAGAACTTGTAGTTAAGGCAGGTCATACTCTTCCAAGTATAAATGGATTTGAAAATGACCCAGATCTATGGCCACAACACAAGAAGACACTCTCATTTATTCCGATGTACAATGACTTGATAGTATTCCTATGGGGTTCGAAGTCTGGAATTTTAGAGAATAAGTTTAGTGACGCCATGGCATCGGCAATGAGAGGAGAGATTACTGTAGATGAAGCCATTGAAATAATGAAACAAGTCGTGAAGGAGGAACTTGGGGGATGA
- a CDS encoding carbohydrate ABC transporter permease, with amino-acid sequence MHFSFSSIYEKTKTKELIAGLALVSVAVLLNMVFGYFAMAFAFYLSFFKWDYIGSMKFVGLSNYKIVFEDIIRGIHGAPYLLSPFYTGLKNILIYTAIVVPIQTFLAIVLAAFANQKIKGQQFFKVSYFLPATTSSVIVALIFVWLFMRNGFINYILTHLIPGFQPIDWLNNRNYLLLAIAMVAIWGTSGHFMVSFLAAMQAIPKEIYEAAMLDGAGPIKRFFYITIPMLKPMITYVVVMGLIGALQMFDLAWVMAGANGGPGGAGYTVALDIYNEAFTRIRPGVAAAKSWVLFAIIFTTTYIFQRKYGRAVR; translated from the coding sequence ATGCATTTTTCTTTTTCCTCAATTTATGAGAAAACTAAGACAAAAGAACTGATAGCAGGATTGGCACTCGTTTCTGTAGCTGTTTTATTGAATATGGTTTTTGGATATTTTGCAATGGCATTTGCATTTTACCTAAGCTTCTTTAAGTGGGATTATATAGGAAGCATGAAATTCGTTGGCCTAAGTAATTATAAAATAGTCTTTGAGGACATAATAAGAGGAATTCATGGTGCTCCATACTTGCTATCTCCATTCTATACAGGTCTTAAAAACATCCTGATTTATACGGCAATTGTGGTTCCCATACAGACATTTCTAGCTATAGTACTGGCCGCATTTGCAAACCAAAAGATAAAAGGACAACAATTCTTTAAAGTCTCATATTTTCTTCCCGCAACAACATCCTCCGTTATTGTAGCCCTTATATTTGTCTGGTTGTTCATGAGGAATGGTTTTATTAATTATATCCTAACTCATCTCATTCCTGGATTTCAGCCTATAGATTGGTTAAATAATAGGAATTACCTACTTTTAGCAATAGCCATGGTTGCAATATGGGGGACTAGTGGACATTTCATGGTTTCATTCCTGGCTGCAATGCAAGCAATACCAAAAGAAATTTATGAAGCTGCAATGCTTGATGGCGCTGGGCCAATTAAGAGGTTCTTTTACATTACGATCCCAATGCTAAAACCAATGATAACATATGTTGTTGTAATGGGGCTTATAGGAGCTCTCCAAATGTTTGATTTAGCATGGGTTATGGCAGGAGCAAACGGTGGGCCAGGAGGAGCAGGATACACAGTAGCCCTGGACATATACAATGAAGCTTTTACAAGAATCAGACCAGGAGTTGCAGCAGCAAAGAGTTGGGTTCTTTTTGCTATAATCTTCACAACAACTTATATTTTCCAGAGAAAGTATGGGAGGGCCGTTAGATGA
- a CDS encoding carbohydrate ABC transporter permease: protein MNIKKISWLTITYLVLVAFALVYLMPFIRSLVASFMTWEQASKYPPEWIPNPFTLDNYRKLFRLELFPRWILNTSLYAGIIVTGNVIFSSMAGYAFARLRFPGRDALFSALLSLLMIPMFVTLVPNYIIIYKLGLIDNILGLSLLGLTNVSSIFLMRQYFLSISNEIFEAARLDGCGPIKSFFYIALPLAKPALGAIAVYQFLGSWNAFIGPLIFLRSPENFTLPVGLTFAFHRSMWTEYTPIIAGSLVASAPTIILFIVLNKYLIRGIVVTGGKG from the coding sequence ATGAATATAAAGAAGATATCTTGGTTGACTATAACCTATTTAGTCTTAGTGGCATTTGCATTAGTGTACTTAATGCCCTTCATAAGATCATTGGTAGCTTCGTTTATGACATGGGAGCAAGCTTCCAAGTACCCTCCAGAATGGATTCCAAACCCCTTTACCTTAGATAATTACAGAAAGCTCTTCAGATTGGAGCTTTTCCCTAGGTGGATATTAAACACCTCTCTATATGCAGGAATTATAGTGACTGGAAATGTAATTTTTTCGAGTATGGCTGGATACGCATTTGCAAGACTGAGATTTCCTGGAAGAGATGCTTTGTTTTCAGCGCTTCTCTCCCTATTAATGATTCCTATGTTTGTAACACTTGTTCCAAATTATATCATCATTTACAAGCTTGGACTGATAGACAACATCCTCGGACTTTCATTACTTGGTCTTACTAATGTTTCAAGCATATTCCTAATGAGGCAGTATTTCCTCTCGATCTCCAATGAAATATTTGAGGCAGCTAGGCTAGATGGGTGTGGGCCAATAAAGTCATTTTTCTACATAGCTCTCCCACTAGCTAAGCCAGCTCTAGGAGCAATAGCTGTCTACCAATTCTTGGGTTCTTGGAACGCATTCATAGGCCCATTGATATTCTTAAGAAGTCCTGAAAACTTCACTTTGCCAGTCGGATTAACTTTTGCATTCCATAGATCAATGTGGACTGAGTATACTCCTATAATCGCTGGATCACTCGTTGCTTCTGCCCCAACAATAATCCTGTTTATCGTCCTTAACAAGTATTTAATTAGAGGAATCGTAGTTACGGGAGGGAAGGGATAA
- a CDS encoding ABC transporter ATP-binding protein codes for MARVLLRNVTKVFGKVVAVDNLTLEVKDGEFMVLLGPSGCGKSTTLRMIAGLETPSKGEIWIGDTLVNDIDPTKRNVAMVFQSYALYPHMTVFGNIEFPLKMMRVPKSERKRKVIEIAKFLGIDDLLNRKPHQLSGGQQQRVALARALVREPEVFLLDEPLSNLDAKIRTQMRFELKKLLSHELGITTIYVTHDQVEAMTMADRIAVMNKGRLQQVGTPEEIFYKPKNTFVATFVGSPQMNIIKGEVISKNNKKFFVTSFFEIPVPEDTPEGEILIGFRPQHVIVSTAPMKGFIEGKIIGIEKLGVENYVHVDYGEFEIIIKAPENIAIKERIYWKPESGKMYFFNPKTKTAIY; via the coding sequence ATGGCTAGAGTTCTTCTAAGGAATGTTACAAAAGTTTTTGGAAAAGTAGTTGCGGTTGATAATTTAACCTTAGAAGTTAAAGATGGCGAGTTCATGGTTCTTTTAGGGCCTTCAGGATGCGGTAAATCTACTACACTCAGAATGATAGCAGGGTTAGAAACTCCAAGCAAAGGAGAGATATGGATAGGCGATACGCTTGTTAATGACATAGACCCAACAAAAAGGAATGTTGCTATGGTTTTTCAATCTTATGCATTATATCCCCATATGACGGTTTTTGGGAATATAGAGTTTCCTCTGAAGATGATGAGAGTACCAAAATCTGAGAGGAAAAGAAAAGTAATAGAAATTGCAAAATTCTTGGGAATAGATGATCTACTTAATAGGAAACCCCACCAACTGAGTGGAGGTCAGCAACAGAGAGTTGCCCTCGCTAGAGCTCTCGTTAGAGAGCCTGAAGTTTTCTTACTAGATGAGCCACTTAGTAACCTTGATGCAAAAATACGAACCCAGATGAGATTTGAGCTAAAGAAATTACTAAGTCACGAACTTGGAATAACAACAATATATGTCACCCACGACCAAGTTGAAGCAATGACAATGGCCGACAGGATAGCTGTAATGAATAAAGGCAGACTTCAACAAGTTGGAACTCCAGAAGAGATATTCTATAAACCAAAGAATACTTTCGTAGCAACATTTGTTGGAAGCCCTCAGATGAACATTATTAAGGGGGAAGTTATAAGCAAAAATAATAAAAAGTTCTTTGTAACTTCCTTCTTTGAGATTCCTGTCCCGGAAGATACACCAGAGGGAGAGATACTAATAGGATTTAGGCCTCAGCATGTTATAGTATCAACAGCTCCCATGAAAGGATTCATTGAAGGAAAAATAATTGGAATAGAGAAGCTAGGAGTTGAGAATTACGTTCATGTAGACTATGGAGAATTTGAGATAATAATAAAAGCCCCTGAAAACATAGCCATAAAAGAAAGGATCTACTGGAAGCCAGAAAGTGGGAAAATGTACTTTTTTAATCCCAAGACAAAAACAGCAATTTATTAG
- the wecB gene encoding non-hydrolyzing UDP-N-acetylglucosamine 2-epimerase, whose product MRPAIIFGTRPEIIKLSPVIRAFLNKGIQPMLIHTGQHYDYEMSQIFLEELELPEIDYHLEVGSGTQAEQTGFAMIKIEKVLINERPDVSIVQGDTNTVLAGALASVKLLIPVAHVEAGLRSHDRTMPEEINRILADHASEVLFAPTLEAKENLEREGIRRHVYVVGNTIVDAVLQNSEIAEKKSKILSELDLSPKEYILVTAHRKENVDNRDRLTKLVDILLSLPLTTVYPVHPRAEKKLKEFGLWEKLEKAEHIILTKPLGYLDFLKLEKNAKVIMTDSGGIQEEAIILGVPCLTLRYNTERPETVKAGGNILVGVEKELALMYVRKLLEDEKFYQKMASARNPFGDGKAGERIVNILLALWEEGKLKVPSSNFIS is encoded by the coding sequence TTGAGGCCAGCGATAATATTTGGGACTCGGCCTGAGATAATCAAGCTTTCTCCAGTGATAAGAGCTTTTTTAAATAAGGGAATTCAGCCTATGCTAATCCATACTGGTCAGCATTATGATTACGAGATGAGCCAGATATTCTTAGAGGAATTGGAACTCCCAGAAATAGACTATCACTTGGAGGTTGGATCTGGCACTCAGGCTGAACAGACGGGATTCGCCATGATAAAAATAGAGAAAGTCCTCATTAATGAGAGACCTGACGTTAGCATAGTTCAGGGAGACACAAATACCGTGCTTGCGGGGGCGTTGGCGAGTGTTAAGTTATTAATTCCCGTAGCTCATGTAGAAGCGGGGTTGAGGAGCCACGATAGAACAATGCCTGAGGAGATAAACAGGATACTAGCTGACCATGCCAGTGAGGTTCTTTTTGCGCCTACCCTTGAGGCTAAAGAAAACTTAGAGCGGGAAGGTATAAGAAGACATGTATATGTCGTCGGGAATACGATCGTTGATGCGGTGCTTCAAAATTCTGAAATAGCTGAGAAGAAAAGCAAGATTTTGTCGGAGTTAGACTTATCTCCAAAGGAATATATATTAGTTACAGCCCACCGAAAGGAAAATGTCGATAACAGAGACAGACTCACAAAATTAGTTGACATATTATTATCTCTTCCGTTGACTACAGTGTATCCCGTTCATCCAAGGGCCGAAAAAAAGTTGAAGGAGTTTGGACTATGGGAAAAACTTGAGAAAGCTGAGCATATAATATTGACAAAACCCTTAGGATACCTTGACTTTTTAAAGTTAGAAAAGAATGCTAAGGTAATAATGACTGATTCTGGGGGGATACAGGAAGAGGCAATAATCCTTGGGGTACCATGCTTAACCCTTAGGTATAATACAGAAAGGCCGGAAACAGTGAAAGCCGGAGGGAATATATTGGTCGGGGTTGAAAAGGAGTTAGCTCTAATGTACGTTAGAAAGTTGCTTGAAGATGAGAAGTTCTATCAAAAAATGGCTTCAGCAAGAAATCCATTTGGCGATGGAAAGGCAGGCGAGAGAATAGTTAATATTCTACTCGCTCTATGGGAGGAAGGTAAGCTAAAAGTCCCTTCTTCAAACTTTATCTCTTAA
- a CDS encoding UDP-N-acetyl-D-mannosamine dehydrogenase, which yields MRIGVIGLGYIGLPTAIMFASSGHQVVGLEIREDVVRKINSGNAHIIEPEINERLKAVMAEERFHATTRPEDLRGMDAFIVCVQTPLVGDKPDLSYVENAIRTIAEVMDRGALVVIESTVPPGTTVKMARLLETLTGMREGIDFYVAHAPERVMPGRIFRELVYNSRIIGGVSSKSAILAERLYRSFVKGEIHITDATTAEMVKLMENTFRDVNIALANEFAYLAQQYGVNVFEAIRLANTHPRVNIHIPGIGVGGHCLPKDPYLLLSNAERDFGLIRLARRINEGMPKIALALLFEAFEQLNIDPATSIVTILGLAYKGDTDDTRNSPALKLKELLGGKVLEVRTYDPYVPGTHDNLEDAIMGSDAIIIATDHREFKELDWDKIGKLMRTKVLIDGRGIIDRPPRGFLFKGIGRGDV from the coding sequence ATGAGAATTGGAGTTATAGGCCTTGGCTATATAGGTCTACCCACGGCAATCATGTTTGCTTCATCTGGTCACCAAGTTGTGGGACTTGAAATAAGAGAAGATGTTGTGAGAAAGATAAACTCTGGAAATGCTCACATAATAGAGCCAGAAATTAACGAAAGGCTCAAAGCTGTTATGGCAGAGGAAAGATTTCATGCAACCACTAGGCCAGAAGATTTGAGGGGGATGGATGCATTTATAGTTTGTGTTCAGACGCCTTTAGTGGGAGACAAGCCGGATCTAAGTTACGTGGAGAATGCAATTAGGACAATAGCCGAAGTTATGGATAGAGGGGCCCTAGTGGTCATTGAGAGCACAGTGCCCCCAGGAACAACAGTCAAGATGGCAAGGTTACTTGAGACTTTGACTGGAATGAGGGAGGGGATTGACTTTTATGTTGCCCATGCTCCAGAACGCGTAATGCCTGGGAGAATATTCCGAGAGCTGGTATATAACTCAAGGATAATTGGAGGAGTCAGTTCCAAGAGTGCAATCTTAGCTGAGAGGCTATACAGATCGTTCGTTAAAGGAGAAATTCACATAACAGATGCAACTACCGCTGAAATGGTCAAGCTTATGGAAAATACATTTAGGGACGTTAATATAGCCCTAGCTAATGAATTTGCATACTTGGCTCAACAATATGGAGTTAATGTCTTTGAGGCAATAAGATTAGCGAATACACACCCAAGGGTTAACATCCATATTCCCGGGATTGGAGTTGGAGGTCACTGTTTACCCAAGGATCCATATTTATTATTATCAAATGCAGAAAGAGACTTTGGTTTAATAAGGCTTGCTAGAAGGATAAATGAAGGAATGCCCAAAATAGCGTTGGCATTGTTATTTGAAGCTTTTGAACAATTAAACATCGATCCGGCAACCTCAATTGTTACTATCCTTGGATTGGCCTATAAGGGAGACACAGACGATACTAGAAACTCCCCGGCTTTAAAACTGAAGGAGCTTCTAGGAGGAAAAGTGCTAGAGGTTAGAACTTATGATCCCTATGTTCCAGGGACTCATGATAACTTGGAAGATGCCATAATGGGGTCTGACGCGATAATAATAGCAACGGATCATAGGGAATTTAAGGAGCTTGATTGGGACAAGATAGGAAAACTAATGAGAACTAAAGTCTTGATTGACGGGAGGGGTATCATAGACCGGCCTCCAAGGGGATTTTTGTTTAAAGGAATAGGGAGGGGTGACGTTTGA